The sequence GGGGCTCATAGCCTCCCGTGGCCTCCTCCCCGGTGTAGTAGGGCTCGCCGTCCCCGCCGCCGGCGAAGGCCACGGTGGAGGTGGCCGCCATGCAGAAAAGCGCCAGGAACACGGCGGCGAAACGGCGAAAAGCTCTGTTACGCTTCATCTTCCGCACCCTCGCTTTCCTCCGTCTCCATCAGCCCGTCCGGCAGGGCGATCATGCCGCTGGCATAGGCGCGCAGGAAGGCGGTCAGCTCCCTGTTGTCCATGCGGACAGCCTTCACCATGCGGACGATCTCCAGGTTCTCCTCCTCCGTGAGCTGGGCTTCCAGCGCGCGAAGCCGCTTCTGCTGCTCCGCGATCTTTTCCCTCGTTTTCTCAATATCCTTGCGAATTTTCTCAGTCGTTGCCATGATTGCATTGCTCCTTTCCAAATCGTTCTTTCCATGAATAATTGCGCCCAAGCCCCCGAACGGTTTTCAGGTTGGCCCGTGCGTTATCCTCCAATGCCAGCGCGCGCCGGAACAGCTCCGGGTAACGCTCCCGCAGGTCGATGATCTCCTCCGCCCGCATACTGGGGCAGAAAAAGCAGGAGGACTTTCCCGGCTGCGGCAGGCCCGCCGCCTCGATTGCCCGGATACACGCCTCCCGGTCCCATCCCCATTCCATCAGGGGATACCATTTGCTGTACTTCGGGTCAGCCAGATCACGCAGAAGGACCTTGTCGCTGCGGTAGTGCTCGCCAGCGTCATAGCCGATGAACTTGACCACCTTTTTCCCTCTGTTCCAGACCTCACGGCATGGAGGATAGTTGTTGCAGAACTTTTCCTGCGGTCCGATTTTGTGTTTCAACGAACACCGCTTGAAGCCGTAGGCGATGGAGGGCAGTGTGCCGCTTTTCAGACATTCGTCCTCCAGGGTCAGCCGCCTGCCGTCCCTTGTGGTCTTATAGACCCGTGTGATCTCCGGCATACCGTGATCCTTCAGCCAGCGATCCATGATATCCAGATAGGCGTAGGTGTGGGGATGCTCGCCGCCCGTATCTGCAAACAGGATCAGATCAACAGGGATATGGTGCTGGTGCAGCCCAACAAGAAGGGCGGTGCTGTTCGCACCGCCGCCATAGGAAACAATATTGATATGCTCACCTCATCTCAAAGCCTTTTCGTATCGGTATTTCATCTGCGCCGGATACAGCGGTTCGGGCGGGCGGCGTCTGCCGGTCCACTCCCGTCCGCCTGCCAGCCCCGCGCATCGCCAGCCGGAGGCACGGAGACTGACGCCGCTCTCCGTGTCCAGAATGTAGGTGACGATCCTATGGTAGCCCAGGACCTTCGCCGCCCGCGCCGCCGCGCCATAGAGGAAACTGCAAGCGTTTTTTGTCCCGTCCGTGCAGAGGCGGTTGACCTCCAGGGTCAGCCCATCGTCCAGGTATCGGCTCACCGGCCGCCCCACGATAGCGACGCCCGCCAGATGGTCGTTCACCATGCAGCCCAGGGAAAACTTATGCCCTCGCACCGGCTTATGGTGGCGGTGGTGCTCTGCGACAAACCTGTTTGCGTCGGCAAGAGACATCGGTTTTACAGTCAGCATCGGCTCTGCCCCCATCAGTTGTACGGCGGTCTGCCGTAGGCATAAAGGTGGGACTGCCAGTAATTTGTGTTGAGACTGGTGTACTGGATGGGATCCCCGCAGTGCAGGAGCATCCCGTCCCCCACATAAAAGCCCACATGGCTGACCCCCGGCGTGTCGTAGGTGCCCACAAAGAACACCAGATCCCCCGGCCGCGGCTCGGATACCGGCGTGGAAATGTTGTAGAGACCCTGCGCCCCCAGCCGCCCGGTATCGCACAGGCCGCTGTTGGTCAGGACATAGCTGACAAAGCCGCTGCAATCAAAGGAGGTGGAAGGGCTGCTGCCGCCCCAGACATAGGGGAAGCCCAGATACTTCTCCGCCTCCGTAATCAGCGTGGCAAAGCGCTCGTCGGACAGGTACTCCGCCGGGATCTCATACTTGGTGGGCGGGTTGGTCACATACTTGGGAACATAGCCGGAGGAAGGGAACAGGTCGGGGCGGTTGCCCAGGGTGGACATATACACGGCGTACATGGAAAGCGTCTCCTGACTCATCATGTAGACCGGCAGATGGGAGAGGTCGAAGTTTTCCAGCTTCACGGTGCAGATATAATAATCGTAATAGACCCGGTAGCTCTCCGTATGGGTGTTGCCCTCCTCGTCCGTCCAGGTATCCGTCTCAATGTAGTACCGCCGTTCCACCTCCACCGTCTCGGTGAGAATGTATTGCCGGTCAAACAGCATTTGAAGGTCGCCCTGCACCTGGTCTATGGTGAAGGTCCCCTCATGGAGCGCCGACAGGATGGACAGCAGCACATAGGGATCGTGCTCGATCTCGTCCAGATCGTAGTGATACTCGTCATAGTCGTGGGTCTGCTCATAGGTATCCAGATATCGCCGCAGCTCGTCCTCCTTGGCGCAGTAGGCGGCCTCCGCCGCCAGCAGGTCAGCATCCTCGGAGAGATAGGAGGAGGCCACAATGTTGGACACGCCTCCGCCGAACATGGAGGAGCAGGATTGCAGCAGGCCCAACAGCAGCACCAGCACAAGGCCGATCCCGCCGATGATAAGGAATACCTTCTTGTGCCGGGCTATGAACTCGCCGGCCTTCTTCGCCGCCTCCGCGCCCTTCTTTGCGCTCCTGGCTGCCGTCTGCGCTGCCGTCTTTGCACCCTCCGCGCCGCGCGACGCCCGGTAGGCCGCCGCGTACTGCCGCTGCATCCGCTTCTTCTGCCAGATACGGGAGATGGGGCTGCCGGATGCAAGCTGGGGGTTATCATGGAGCGCCTTTTGGTAAAGCGCCTCCGCGTTGGCCCTGACCGCCGCCTGCTCCGCCTTTGCCGCGTCCCGCCAGGGCTTCACCTGCCGCTCCGCCCGCCAGTTTTGCAGCTTGCGGTTCCCATAGCCCACGGCTTTTTCCACGCCGCGCTCGGTGAGATGGCCCGCGGCCACGCCGGAGTTCTCCTGCTCCACCTCCCGCACCTTGGCGTGGGCGGTGTGGGCGACCTCCTGCAAAGGCCGCGCCAGCGGGTTTGGCCCCGGCTGCCGAATCGAAGCCGGCTTATCCGTCTCATGGAATACCAGTCTTGTACGCCCGGCGCCGGAAGCCTCGTCAAAGACGCGCTCCGTGCCCAGAATGCGCTTTTTGGGGATGGCGGCTCGTGCCGCGTCCAGCTTGTCCGCCGCCTTGTCAGATTTGCGGATCGCCTGTTGCAGCTCCGGCGCGGCGCGTTCCTCCTCGGTGAATTGCAAACGGGAGGATGGGCGGCTATTTGCCGCCGTACCCTCCCGGTAGGCTTTGCGGCGGTTCCGCCGCTTTTTCTTCTGAGACTTCCGGACGCGCCGGTCATCCAGATGGTGGAGGGCAGTCCTCGCCAGC comes from Christensenellaceae bacterium and encodes:
- a CDS encoding conjugal transfer protein; translated protein: MKEWKASEKEAQKMTRDGAISVNMVTGEASHVSDRAPEQDYSPSGNSTALARTALHHLDDRRVRKSQKKKRRNRRKAYREGTAANSRPSSRLQFTEEERAAPELQQAIRKSDKAADKLDAARAAIPKKRILGTERVFDEASGAGRTRLVFHETDKPASIRQPGPNPLARPLQEVAHTAHAKVREVEQENSGVAAGHLTERGVEKAVGYGNRKLQNWRAERQVKPWRDAAKAEQAAVRANAEALYQKALHDNPQLASGSPISRIWQKKRMQRQYAAAYRASRGAEGAKTAAQTAARSAKKGAEAAKKAGEFIARHKKVFLIIGGIGLVLVLLLGLLQSCSSMFGGGVSNIVASSYLSEDADLLAAEAAYCAKEDELRRYLDTYEQTHDYDEYHYDLDEIEHDPYVLLSILSALHEGTFTIDQVQGDLQMLFDRQYILTETVEVERRYYIETDTWTDEEGNTHTESYRVYYDYYICTVKLENFDLSHLPVYMMSQETLSMYAVYMSTLGNRPDLFPSSGYVPKYVTNPPTKYEIPAEYLSDERFATLITEAEKYLGFPYVWGGSSPSTSFDCSGFVSYVLTNSGLCDTGRLGAQGLYNISTPVSEPRPGDLVFFVGTYDTPGVSHVGFYVGDGMLLHCGDPIQYTSLNTNYWQSHLYAYGRPPYN